The sequence AATCATCTCACCTATTCGCCTTACGTCCTGCCCGTCGTGATCGACGGTGTGCGGGGTATCGTGGTCGATCAGCGCCTGCGCGAGCTTGAACCGCTTGCGTTCAAGTTTGTGGTCGATTTTGCGCGTGATAACGGGTTAAAGACCGAAGAACGCGAGGTATAAAGGTCGACGAGGGGCAAGCCCCCGTCGGGGCTTCGTTCGTACGAGGTTATACCGGCGTGGTCACTTTGCCTGTAGCAAAGTAGGCGGCCAGGTTGTCCAGCATCAGGTTTTCCATGTCCAGACGGGTTTCGGTGGTGGCGCTGCCGATATGCGGCAGCACCACGGCTTGATCCGTGGTTTTGAGAAAATCCGGTACGTTGGGCTCGTGTTCGAATACGTCCAGGGCGGCGAAGCCCAGCTCGCCGGACTCCAGCAGACTCTCCATGGCTGCTTCGTCTATCACCGGACCGCGAGCGATATTGACGATGATGCCCTTGGGGCCGAGCGCGCGCAGCACCTCGCGGCTGACCAGATGGCGCGTGCTGGGGCCGCCCACCGTGGCGACGATCAGAAAGTCGGCCCATTCCGCCAGTTCGGTCAGACTCCCGGCATAGCCGTACTCGACATCGTTGCGCTCGCGGCGGTTGTGATAACGCACCTGCATGTCAAAACCCAGACCTCGGCGGGCAATGGCTTCGCCGATGCGGCCCAGGCCGATTACCCCCAGTTTCTTGCCGCTCACGCGCATGCCCAGCGGAATGCTGCCATGCACCTGACCCCATTGGCCTGCGCGCACGAAGCGTTCGCCCTGGCCCATGCGCCGGGCAGCGCTGATCAGCAGGCCCCAGGCTAGATCGGCCACGCAATCCGTGAGCACATCCGGCGTGTTGCTCACCTGAATGCCGCGCGCCTGGGCGCCTGCACGTCTATGGTTTCATAGCCCACGCCCCAGCTGCAGATCGCCTTCAGATCGGGCGGAGCCGCAATAAGGTCGGCGCGGGCACCCAGGTTGGCCGAGGTCACCAGTGCGGTCACGCCGGGACCGAACTCTGCCAGGGCTGCTGCGCGGTTCTCGTGCTTCCAGAGTTCGATTACGTCGTAGCTTGCGGCCAGGCGCGCATTGGCCGTGGGCGAACCGGCCAATGAGCCGACCTGGATGATGCGATGCTTGCTTGTCATGGCGTCCAACGTTGGGTGGAAATGGCTAAAACGAAAATGCTACTTGATTCCGGGCTGGGCCGGCCAGCCTGCGATCAGCAGCGCGGGTTGGCTTGCTCGTGGCGGTTCGAGGCTGCGGCGAAGAGGGGGTCCGAGGGTAGGCTCTACTTGTAAAACAACTATCTGTGTTGATAGTATGCCTGTCAATCAAGAAGGGCGTAGTCCACGCGCCAATTTTTCTGGAGTGGTTTGCTCGTGAAGACCAGCCCCGTGACTGCCGCCGATCTGCATCGGTCCGTGATCGCCGTGCCACCTCTGGCACGTCATGGTGATCTTTCTCTCAATAGGGTGGCCAACCGGGCTGTGTTGCGACATCTGGAAGAGGGGGGGTGTACGCAACGTCATGTACGGGGGAAATGCCAACTTCTACAACATCGAGGTCAGCGAATACGCCGCTGTCGTGGATGCGTTGGCCGCAGCTGCCGGCGCCCAGACCTGGGTGTTGCCTTCGGTCGGCCCTGACTATGGCAAGCTTATGGATCAGGCCGCCATCCTGCGCACGCGTGACTTTCCGACGGCCATGCTCTTGCCCATGGCGTTTCCCTATACCGATGCAGGCCTGACCGACGGTGTAAGGCGCTTCACCGATAGGCTGGGGCGCCCGGCGGTGCTTTACATCAAGGCGGCCAACTATCTTGCGCCGGCCACGCTGGCGCAACTGATCGAGGAAGGCCGCATAGTCGCTGTCAAGTATGCGGTGGTCCGTGCGGATCCCGCCCAGGATGATTATCTGGCGGCCTTGCTCCAGGAAGTGGATGCGCAGCACGTGGTCAGTGGCATCGGCGAGCGGCCCGCCATCGTGCATTTCCGCCGCTTTGGCCTGAAAAGCTTTACCTCGGGTTCGGTGTGCGTGGCGCCTCGTGGATCGATGCAGTTGCTGCGCAGCTTGCAGGCCGGGCAGTTTGAGCAGGCCGAGCGTCTGCGTGCGACCTATATGCCGCTGGAAGACTGCCGCGATGAGATCAGTCCCATCCGAGTGCTTCATGAGGCCGTGACGTTGGCTGGGGTGGCCGACATGGGACCGATGTTGCCTCTTCTGAGCGGGCTCGATGCTGCCGAGCGCGCTCGGGTGGCACCGGTGGCGAGAGCCCTGCGCGAGCAGGATGGCCAGGCGACCCGGCTACCATAGCGGCTTTCACCTCTCAACTTCCGGAGTGCGGCGTGGCCAGCAAACATACAGAGGACGAACCCGTGCCGCTCGAGAGGCATCAGCGAGTTCGGCTGGGCGACCAACTCTATGGACAGATTTTTGAGCAGATAACGTCGGGACGTCTGAGCGTAGGTGACAAACTCCCGTCCGAGCACGAGATCTGTGAGCGTTTTGGCGTCTCGCGTCCTGTGGTGCGCGAGGCGTTGCTGCGCCTGCGTGCCGATGGCCTGATCACTGCGCACCAGGGGCTGGGTACCTTTGTCAGCCACCAGCCTGCACCGCGGCTGAAGACATTCCCCGACGTGCAGAACGTCAGCGCTTATCTGCGAGCGCAGGAGGTGCGCGTGGCGCTCGAGGGGGATGCGGCGCGTCTGGCGGCCTTGCGACGCAGCGATGCACAGTTGCAGCGCATGGAACAAGCTCACGCCGATTTCCTTGACCGGCTGGCCGACGGCAAGGTTTCTCCGCAGGCGGATCTGGCGTTTCACGCCAGTATTGCCGAGGCCAGTGGCAATGATTTTTACCTCGACGTGCTGGAAAATATTCACGAGGCTGTCAGTGGATTCATGCGATTGGCGCTGAATCTGACACGCACCGGGTCGCGTCAGCGCGCCGAGCGCGTGGCGGAGGAACACGCCGCCATCCTTTCAGCCATCCGGGCGCAGGATAGCGAGCGCGCGCGCGTGGCGATGCAATTCCATCTCGGGCAGGCGCGCCATCGTCTGGTGGACAAGGAGCGCGACTGAACGTGACCAACGGGCATCAGACCCGCTGACGGCATTCATAAGGAGACAGGTGTGCGAGAGGACAAGTCAGGCCAGCGTGCCGGGGTGGCCCTGGTCCGTGAGCAGATAGAGCGTGTGCTGGTCGCCTGGGGAATGCCGCAGGACCTGGCGGCAAGCAGCGCGTCCCTGATGGCGGAGACGGACCGCCTGGGTGTGGACTCTCATGGTATCTCGATGCTGCCCATGTACGAACAGAAGTGGCGCGCTGGCTCGCTCGATCTGCAGGCTCGACCTCGCCTGGTTCGCGAGACGACGGCCAGCGCCTTGCTCGACGGCGGGGGCGGCCTGGGGCACCCGGTCTCTCGGCAAGCCATGGATCTGGCCTGCGACAAGGCCTTGGCTCATGGCGTCGGGGCAGTGTCAGTGCGCAATTCCCACCATTTCGGTGCCGCTGGCGTGTATGCCAGGCTGGCTTTGGCAAGAGGGCTGGTGGGTCTGGTCGCCAGCAGTGCCATCACGCTCATCATGGTTCCGACGCGTGGCGCTATGCCGCGTCTGGGCACCAATCCTCTGGCATTTGCCGCGCCGGCGACGCGCCACTGCGGTCTGGTGCTGGACATGGCAACCACGACGGTGGCAGGCAACAAGGTCAAGGTCTACGACTACTACGGCAAAGCCTTGCCGCAAGGCTGGGCAGTCGATGGCCACGGGCGCAGCGTCACGGATGCCAGCGAGGCCATGGAGTTCATCTTCAAGCGCGACGAGGGCGGGCTGACGCCTTTGGGAGGCACAGCCGCCATGAGCAGCCATAAAGGCTATGGGCTGGCATTGCTGGCCCAGACGCTGGGCGGCACGCTGGGTGGCAGTGCCTTGGCCGCCTTGCATGCGCGCCGCCGAAGGCCAGGGCAAGGTGACGATGTGGGGCATTTTTTTGGTTCATCGAGGAATACCGGGGAATGCAGACCGTATCTTGAGGAAGAAGTACTCCTGATCGCGGTAGCCGTAGGCGCGGCGCTTGATGACTTTGATGGTGTTGTTGATGCCCTCGACGATGCTGGTGTTGAGCCGGTGGCGACAGCGAGACAGAATCCCGTGCAGATAGGCTTTTAGCTTGAGCGCGAAGTGAGCCAAGGCGGCGATGCCGCTGCCCTGAGCCTGTTGCAGCCAGTGATCCCATGCCTGGCGGGCGTAGCCGGGGTGTTGGTAGAACCACAGCTGTTTGAGCTCATCGCGCATCAGATAAGCGGTGAGCAAGGGCTGGTTGGCCTGGAGCAACTCGTCCAACTTTACCGATTGGCACGGATCGAGGTTTTTGCGATTGCGCAGCAGTAGCCAGCGACTGGACTTGATCACCCGGCGGGCCGGCTTGTCGTGCCGCAACTGGTTCGCTTGGTCTACACGCACCCGGTCTATCACTTCACGGCCGTACTTGGCCACGACGTGGAACAGGTCGTAGACGATCTCGGCGTTGGGGCAGTTGGCCTGGATCTCCAGCTCATAGGCCGTCGTCATGTCGATCGCTACGGCCCGGATCTGCTGGGCAACCCCAGTTGGCAGTTGTTCGAAGAAGGCTCTGGCCGTCTCGCGCGAGCGGCCATCACCGATCCATAGCACCTGACGGCGGATCGGATCGACAACGACCGTGGCATAACGATGGCCCTTGTGTAGAGCGAACTCGTCCATCGCTAGGTAGTGGATCTGGCTCCAGTCCGGCTCTTGGATCGCCCGTCGCAGCAGGGCCTTGTCCAGCGCCTTGACCGTGTGCCAACCCAGTTGGAAGAAGCGCGCCACGGCCAGAATGTTGCTGGACTCAAGCAACTGGCTGACCGCCTCGGCCAGCCGGTCGGTCACTCGCTGGTAACGGCCCAGCCAGCTCAGCCTCTCCAGATGCGGTCCACCGCACTGCTCGCACCAGACCCGCCGACGCGGCACTACCAGCGTCACTCGCAGCGCCATTAGCGGCAGATCCCGCACCCGGCGCGTGGTCGTCTCATGCACCTGCCGACATCGGTTGCCGCAGTGCTCGCAGTGCATCGTTCGCGCTGAAGGCTTCAGGTAAATCGTGACCGTCCGGCTCTCACCTTCAGGCCACACGACCCGCTCCACCCGATAACCTTCCCACCCACCCAACCTCTCGATCGTCTTGCGGTCCAGCATGATCCCGGCCTTGATCCTTGAAAAATCAAGGATCAAGCGTAACGGCAATCAAGCACGGCTCCACGCTATTCCGCGATGAACCATTTTTTTCTTGCGCTCGACCCTGCCGCGTTTCGTGATGCCGGTTCATTCGAGGACGAAATGGATGAATTGATCGACACCATGCACGAGACGCCGGCGGCCGATCCCCAAACACCGGTGCTGGTTCCTGGCGACCTCGAGGCGGCCGAGGCGTTGCGGCGCGATATTGAAGGCGTACCGATATCTCGTGCGTTGGACGACAAACTGCGGATGATTTGCGAACGCAGCGGCGCGCGCTATGTGTTGGGTCTCCGAGATGACAAGGATGCATCATGAGTCAAAGTCCCAAGCGCAAACTGCCCGAGGAATTGCGTAGCCACCGTTGGTATGGTGTGAAGGATCTGCGTTCATTCGGGCATCGTTCCCGCACGGCGCAGATGGGTTATCACCGCTCTGATTATGCGGGCAAACCCGTGATTGCCATCATCAACACCTGGAGTGACATCAATCCCTGTCACAGCCATTTCAAGCAACGCGTCGAAGAGGTCAAGCGAGGCATTTGGCAGGCTGGCGGATTTCCGGTGGAAATGCCGGCCATGAGCTTGTCGGAGCCCTTTCAGAAGCCCACGACCATGCTCTATCGAAATTTGCTGGCGATGGAGACCGAGGAGCTGCTGCGCTCCTATCCGGCCGATGGCTGTGTGCTGATGGGAGGTTGCGACAAGACCACGCCAGCGCTGTTGATGGGCGCAATATCCATGGATCTGCCTACGATTTTCGTGCCGGCTGGCCCCATGCTGCGCGGCAATTGGAACGGCGTGACACTGGGTTCCGGATCCGATACCTGGAAGTACTGGGCAGAACTGCGCGCCGGCAACATCACAGAGCAAGACTGGCAGGGTGTGGAGGACGGCATCGCGCGTTCGCCGGGTCATTGCATGACGATGGGCACCGCCTCGACCATGACGGCAGCCGTCGAGGCGCTGGGGCTTTGCCTGTCGGGCTATTCATCGATCCCGGCACCGGATTCTCGTCACGCGCAGATGGCAAGTCTGACCGGAAAACGCATCGTCGAGATGGTCTGGGAAGATCTCAAGCCCAGCGATTTTCTGACTGAGGCCTCGTTCGATAATGCGGTGCGCACCGTTCTGGCACTGTCTGGCTCCACCAACGCGGTGGTGCACCTGATCGCCATGGCGCGCCGCTCGGGTTTCGCGCTCGATCTTGAGCGTTTTGATGCCTTGGCGCGCAGCACACCCGTGCTGGCCAATCTGAGGCCGGCCGGCAAGTATCTGATGGAGGATTTCTTCTACGCTGGGGGGCTGCGAGCGATGCTGGTGCAGATGGCTGATCTGCTGGACTTGACTCAAGGGTCGGTCGACGGTCGTACGCTGGGCGAGAACATTGCAGCAGCGCGCGTGTTCAACGACGACGTCATTCGCAGCCCTGATCAGGCCCTGGTGCCATGTGATGGTCTGGCGGTGCTGCGCGGCAATCTTGCGCCCGACGGTGCCGTCATCAAGCCTGCGGCA comes from Bordetella holmesii ATCC 51541 and encodes:
- a CDS encoding NAD binding domain of 6-phosphogluconate dehydrogenase family protein; this encodes MSNTPDVLTDCVADLAWGLLISAARRMGQGERFVRAGQWGQVHGSIPLGMRVSGKKLGVIGLGRIGEAIARRGLGFDMQVRYHNRRERNDVEYGYAGSLTELAEWADFLIVATVGGPSTRHLVSREVLRALGPKGIIVNIARGPVIDEAAMESLLESGELGFAALDVFEHEPNVPDFLKTTDQAVVLPHIGSATTETRLDMENLMLDNLAAYFATGKVTTPV
- a CDS encoding D-isomer specific 2-hydroxyacid dehydrogenase, catalytic domain protein, with the protein product MTSKHRIIQVGSLAGSPTANARLAASYDVIELWKHENRAAALAEFGPGVTALVTSANLGARADLIAAPPDLKAICSWGVGYETIDVQAPRRAAFR
- a CDS encoding dihydrodipicolinate synthetase family protein → MYGGNANFYNIEVSEYAAVVDALAAAAGAQTWVLPSVGPDYGKLMDQAAILRTRDFPTAMLLPMAFPYTDAGLTDGVRRFTDRLGRPAVLYIKAANYLAPATLAQLIEEGRIVAVKYAVVRADPAQDDYLAALLQEVDAQHVVSGIGERPAIVHFRRFGLKSFTSGSVCVAPRGSMQLLRSLQAGQFEQAERLRATYMPLEDCRDEISPIRVLHEAVTLAGVADMGPMLPLLSGLDAAERARVAPVARALREQDGQATRLP
- a CDS encoding bacterial regulatory s, gntR family protein, with the translated sequence MVREALLRLRADGLITAHQGLGTFVSHQPAPRLKTFPDVQNVSAYLRAQEVRVALEGDAARLAALRRSDAQLQRMEQAHADFLDRLADGKVSPQADLAFHASIAEASGNDFYLDVLENIHEAVSGFMRLALNLTRTGSRQRAERVAEEHAAILSAIRAQDSERARVAMQFHLGQARHRLVDKERD
- a CDS encoding transposase family protein — translated: MLDRKTIERLGGWEGYRVERVVWPEGESRTVTIYLKPSARTMHCEHCGNRCRQVHETTTRRVRDLPLMALRVTLVVPRRRVWCEQCGGPHLERLSWLGRYQRVTDRLAEAVSQLLESSNILAVARFFQLGWHTVKALDKALLRRAIQEPDWSQIHYLAMDEFALHKGHRYATVVVDPIRRQVLWIGDGRSRETARAFFEQLPTGVAQQIRAVAIDMTTAYELEIQANCPNAEIVYDLFHVVAKYGREVIDRVRVDQANQLRHDKPARRVIKSSRWLLLRNRKNLDPCQSVKLDELLQANQPLLTAYLMRDELKQLWFYQHPGYARQAWDHWLQQAQGSGIAALAHFALKLKAYLHGILSRCRHRLNTSIVEGINNTIKVIKRRAYGYRDQEYFFLKIRSAFPGIPR
- a CDS encoding malate/L-lactate dehydrogenase family protein, which produces MNHFFLALDPAAFRDAGSFEDEMDELIDTMHETPAADPQTPVLVPGDLEAAEALRRDIEGVPISRALDDKLRMICERSGARYVLGLRDDKDAS
- a CDS encoding dehydratase family protein (overlaps another CDS with the same product name), with translation MSQSPKRKLPEELRSHRWYGVKDLRSFGHRSRTAQMGYHRSDYAGKPVIAIINTWSDINPCHSHFKQRVEEVKRGIWQAGGFPVEMPAMSLSEPFQKPTTMLYRNLLAMETEELLRSYPADGCVLMGGCDKTTPALLMGAISMDLPTIFVPAGPMLRGNWNGVTLGSGSDTWKYWAELRAGNITEQDWQGVEDGIARSPGHCMTMGTASTMTAAVEALGLCLSGYSSIPAPDSRHAQMASLTGKRIVEMVWEDLKPSDFLTEASFDNAVRTVLALSGSTNAVVHLIAMARRSGFALDLERFDALARSTPVLANLRPAGKYLMEDFFYAGGLRAMLVQMADLLDLTQGSVDGRTLGENIAAARVFNDDVIRSPDQALVPCDGLAVLRGNLAPDGAVIKPAAMLPSLQVHTGPAVVFKDYNDMAEHIDDPDLDITADSVIVLQNAGPQGAPGMPEWGQLPIPQNCSSKACVTWCVSRMPA